The proteins below are encoded in one region of Ostrea edulis chromosome 3, xbOstEdul1.1, whole genome shotgun sequence:
- the LOC130053355 gene encoding fibronectin type III domain-containing protein 1-like, giving the protein MFLLDFLTECMTATPPCWYAYNVTLDDSFNGRSGGTTLVRRTALTSAPYLAVVLCSSTRYKLFLAANLTTTFLNIGDGNGSGEDHCELVGGSESTAVTAGDYVNSPAVSVYYRSSAGEEFSFGNIGYAETEYYFNSYLECGVSIPGTDAVV; this is encoded by the exons ATGTTCCTTCTTGACTTTTTGACAGAGTGTATGACTGCCACGCCCCCTTGCTGGTACGCCTACAACGTGACGTTGGACGATTCCTTTAATGGGCGTAGCGGAGGGACAACCCTTGTCAGGAGAACAGCTTTAACCTCGGCTCCCTACCTCGCTGTGGTGTTGTGCAGTAGTACAAG GTACAAGTTATTCCTTGCTGCTAACTTAACAACGACATTTTTAAACATTGGAGACGGGAATGGATCAGGGGAGGATCATTGTGAACTCGTGGGCGGGTCTGAATCCACAGCGGTAACTGCGGGAGATTACGTTAACTCTCCAGCTGTTTCAG TTTACTATCGGAGCTCGGCAGGAGAGGAGTTTTCCTTTGGAAACATTGGTTATGCAGAAACAGAATACTATTTCAATTCCTATTTAGAATGTGGAGTATCAATTCCGGGAACTGACGCCGTGGTCTAG